The stretch of DNA CCGGAGGCGGCTACCATCAGCATGCTACGATACGAAACCTCTCCGTAGCATCGGAATGCTGCGATTCGGACTTTCATAAACAATCCATTACTTGACAAATCCTCTCGTAGCATAATCCTGACGACAATCATAACTGATACATAAATATAGATGATAGATGAATAAAGGACATAGCATGGATCAAAAATACATCCGCAATTTCTGCATAATCGCGCATATAGACCACGGTAAATCTACTCTTGCTGATCGTTTTTTGGAAGCTACTCATGTGATCGGCAAGGGGACAGAAGTGGCTCAGCTTTTGGATAGCATGGATCTGGAGCGTGAAAAGGGCATCACCATCAAGTCCCACGCCATCAGGATGATACACAAGTATAAAGGTGAAGATTACATCCTCAATTTGATCGACACCCCCGGACATGTGGACTTTTCCTATGAAGTATCCCGCGCATTGGCTTCCTGTGAAGGAGCAGTGCTTCTGGTGGACGCATCTCAGGGTGTTGAAGCCCAAACTATGAGCAATCTGTATCTGGCTTTGGACAACAACCTGGATATACTACCTGCATTGAATAAGATCGATCTGCCCAAAGCAGATGTGGAAGGCACGCAACATGAACTGATCGACATCCTAGGCTGCAAGGAATCCGAAATCATCAAAGTAAGCGCCAAGACCGGTGAAGGTGTGGAATCATTGTTGGACGCTGTTGTAGAACAGCTTCCCGCTCCCAAAGGGAGAGTGGACGCACCGCCTCAGGCCCTTATATTTGATTCCTTTTTCGATATGTACCGCGGTGTGGTCGTCTTGGTGCGTCTGTTTCACGGTAGCCTGAAGAAAGGCGACAAGATCAAGCTCTTTAGCACCAGCCGTGAATATGAGATCGAAGAGATCGGATATCTGGGCATCAAGTTTCAGGCACAACAGGAATTGAATACCGGTGAGGCAGGATACATCATCGCCAACATCAAAGAAGTGGCGGACGCCCGAGTAGGCGACACCATTACTCTATCCAAGGGCGGATGCGAAGAATCCCTACCGGGATTTCTGGAACCCAAACCAATGGTGTACAGTGGTATCTTCCCTATCAATGGTGAGGATTATGAAGACCTTGTGGAGGCCATCGCCAAGCTCAAACTGAATGATGCTTCCCTCATCTATGAGAAAGAGAGTTCAGCCGCTCTGGGTTATGGTTTTCGTTGCGGATTTCTGGGCATGCTGCATCTGGAGATCGTAAAAGAACGCCTCTATCGAGAATACAATATTCCTATCATCGCCACCACACCTAGCGTACGCTTCAAGATTGGTTTGAAAAACGGCACCGAGATCGAGGTGCACAATCCCATCGATTTTCCCGATCCTGCAGGAATAGACTACATCAAAGAACCCTTTATGGATACGGAGATCATCGTGCCCACAGACTACATCGGCAACATCATGAAGCTGGCGCAGGAACGCCGGGGAATCCAGAAAAACCTTCAATACATCGATCAAAAACGCGTCTCGATGCACTATGAAATGCCTCTCATCGAGATCATCTTTGACTTTTATGACAAACTAAAGACAGTGAGCCGCGGATATGCTTCCCTCGACTATACCTTCAAGGAATTCAGGTTTTCGCAGGTTGTAAAAGTGGACATCCTGATCAACGGCGAAAGAGTGGATGCAATGAGCTTTATCTGCCATCAGGACAAGGCACATAACTGGGGCAAAAGCGTCACCAGCACCCTGGCGGATGTGATCCCGCGGCATATGTTCAAGATCGCTCTGCAAGCCACAATCGGCGCAAAGATCATCGCTCGAAGCACCATCAACGCCATGCGTAAAGATGTGTTGGCAAAGTGCTATGGGGGCGACGTGAGCCGTAAACGCAAGCTTTTGGAAAAGCAGAAAGAGGGGAAAAAGAAGATGAAAGAGATCGGCAATGTAACGGTACCTCAAGAAGCTTTTCTGGCGGTTTTGAAGGCAGACCGGGATTAAGCCATAAGCCATGAAAACCGCTTCTCTCGCTCTGATAATGATACTGATGTGCGGGTGGCTCTTTGCGATCCAGATCGGCAGCATTGTATTCGAGGCCGATTTTCCCATCGATGAGGAGGAGTTGAGCCAGGTTTTGGGGTTGAAAGCAGGGGATGAATACCAGGCGGAGACCATACAACCTGGCATTCAGCGGCTTAAAGATCACTTCGCAGCCAACCATCAGTATTACTTGCAGATATCCCTGCCGGAATTGCAGCCTATGGAAGATGGTTCCCTACAGTTGCATTTTAGAATCAAGCGCCTGGCGGACAGCAACAGCGTGCAGATCCGCTATACCGGCTTGAAATACTTCTCGGGAAGTAAACTGCACGAATTTGCGTTCACATCAGAACAAGCTCTTTACAGCCTAGATGAACTGGAAGAGATTATGGACAAAATCCTGCATGTGTATCAACAACGAGGTTATCTGTTTGCAACGGTAGAGCTTGATTCCCTGGTGATGGGGGAGCCATTTGTTGCCTATATCAAAGTGAGTGAAGGTGCTCAGCAACGCATCTCCGGTTTCCGCTTCCAGGGGAATAAAGTGAGCCGGGAATCCTCTCTGTTAAAGACATCAGGGCTATTGAGGCAAAAAGTAATTACCCCGCAGATCCTTGAACAGGCTGCAGAAAACATCAAAGCACGAGAATACATCAGGGATTGCGAGATTATTCCTTTGGATGAAGAGAACCTTCTTATCGACATTCAGGAAGGCCGTATGACCTATCTTGAAGGGCTGCTGGGAATCAGTGAAAGCTCCGGGAAAAGGCAGCTTTCAGGAATGTTGAATCTGGAATTTCTGAATCTGTGGGGGAGCGATAGAGGTATCAAACTCTTCTGGAGAAAGAGTCCGGCAGATTTGAGCGAACTGAGCCTTACCTATCATGAGTCTGGAATCCCGTCCTTGCCGCTGGCAGCGGATCTGGCATTATCCCGGACCACGCAGGACAGCCTGTGGATCAGTAGCGAGGCAGATCTGGATTTGTACTACATCAGCTTGTATCATAGAATTGGCCTCAGTGTAGCCACACATAGCATCCTCCCGGGAAACAG from Candidatus Cloacimonadota bacterium encodes:
- the lepA gene encoding translation elongation factor 4, with the translated sequence MDQKYIRNFCIIAHIDHGKSTLADRFLEATHVIGKGTEVAQLLDSMDLEREKGITIKSHAIRMIHKYKGEDYILNLIDTPGHVDFSYEVSRALASCEGAVLLVDASQGVEAQTMSNLYLALDNNLDILPALNKIDLPKADVEGTQHELIDILGCKESEIIKVSAKTGEGVESLLDAVVEQLPAPKGRVDAPPQALIFDSFFDMYRGVVVLVRLFHGSLKKGDKIKLFSTSREYEIEEIGYLGIKFQAQQELNTGEAGYIIANIKEVADARVGDTITLSKGGCEESLPGFLEPKPMVYSGIFPINGEDYEDLVEAIAKLKLNDASLIYEKESSAALGYGFRCGFLGMLHLEIVKERLYREYNIPIIATTPSVRFKIGLKNGTEIEVHNPIDFPDPAGIDYIKEPFMDTEIIVPTDYIGNIMKLAQERRGIQKNLQYIDQKRVSMHYEMPLIEIIFDFYDKLKTVSRGYASLDYTFKEFRFSQVVKVDILINGERVDAMSFICHQDKAHNWGKSVTSTLADVIPRHMFKIALQATIGAKIIARSTINAMRKDVLAKCYGGDVSRKRKLLEKQKEGKKKMKEIGNVTVPQEAFLAVLKADRD
- a CDS encoding POTRA domain-containing protein, with amino-acid sequence MKTASLALIMILMCGWLFAIQIGSIVFEADFPIDEEELSQVLGLKAGDEYQAETIQPGIQRLKDHFAANHQYYLQISLPELQPMEDGSLQLHFRIKRLADSNSVQIRYTGLKYFSGSKLHEFAFTSEQALYSLDELEEIMDKILHVYQQRGYLFATVELDSLVMGEPFVAYIKVSEGAQQRISGFRFQGNKVSRESSLLKTSGLLRQKVITPQILEQAAENIKAREYIRDCEIIPLDEENLLIDIQEGRMTYLEGLLGISESSGKRQLSGMLNLEFLNLWGSDRGIKLFWRKSPADLSELSLTYHESGIPSLPLAADLALSRTTQDSLWISSEADLDLYYISLYHRIGLSVATHSILPGNSNSSIEKSVYSSLGAFWHYQSTGGERIPVRGMKMDASYDYVMGDGDNYGKTQAHIATYIPIKGWLLAYLGATCKNNEKRHPAPYDMFGMGGYASLRGYREDEFKSSRLAWANLELRYMLAAETMLYVFYDQGYMHNKEENPKYDLLGIGAGIKLGTRLGILSIEYGLGYRDKGFSSMGLGMIHLGMDIAL